A portion of the Alphaproteobacteria bacterium genome contains these proteins:
- the mrdA gene encoding penicillin-binding protein 2 encodes MNNRVNNRQRQFTRRAALLAGGQFTLLMALVGRMYYLQVVESERYQMLAEENRINMRLLPPSRGRVIDRFGVPIAINQQNYRVLLKAENAPDVSAVLDRLSLIIPISADEKARVLKEIRRRKKFVPVTVREFLDWEDVARLEVNTPDLPGIDIDVGERRFYPNGAAGAHILGYVGSPRPEDLSGDPLLELPGFKVGRSGVERAFDLPLRGRAGASQLEVNSVGRVIRELNRHDGDPGQDVVLTIDMALQQEAMKQLGEEAGSVVVMDVETGGIIVQASTPSFDPNAFTEGLSTAQWRAVADNERAPLRNKALAGEYAPGSTFKMIVALAALEAGLITPQTNYFCPGFLEVGDGKFHCWRRHGHGHVNLDRGLSESCDVYFYEVARRVGIDNIARMANKFGLGTELGLDTPGERAGLIPTKAWKRAVIGQPWVLGETLVAGIGQGFITTTPMQLVTMTARMVNGGKVVQPHLARDVVARDKLAARVAVETQTIDVKPQHLKSVTDAMALVTESPAGTAHAARIMTPGMSMGGKTGTAQVRRITQRERDGGVIKNKDLPWRYRDHALFVGYGPIDAPRYAIAVVVEHGGGGSAVAAPIARDVMTETLKRDPARLAPGANVAGLRAPGSQDG; translated from the coding sequence ATGAACAATCGCGTCAACAACCGGCAGCGGCAGTTCACCCGTCGCGCGGCGTTGCTGGCGGGCGGACAGTTCACCCTGCTGATGGCGCTGGTCGGGCGGATGTACTACCTGCAGGTGGTGGAATCCGAGCGCTACCAGATGCTGGCCGAGGAAAATCGGATCAATATGCGGCTTCTGCCGCCCTCGCGTGGACGGGTCATCGACCGATTCGGGGTGCCAATCGCCATTAACCAGCAGAATTACCGTGTGCTGCTGAAAGCCGAGAATGCGCCGGATGTCTCGGCCGTTCTCGATCGGCTTTCGTTGATCATTCCGATCAGCGCCGATGAAAAGGCCCGCGTGCTCAAGGAAATTCGTCGGCGCAAGAAATTCGTACCCGTAACGGTGCGGGAATTTCTCGATTGGGAGGATGTGGCTCGGCTTGAGGTCAACACGCCCGATCTGCCGGGGATCGATATCGATGTGGGAGAACGGCGCTTCTACCCGAACGGTGCGGCCGGCGCCCACATTCTCGGCTATGTCGGGTCGCCCCGGCCCGAAGACCTGTCGGGAGATCCGCTGCTTGAGCTGCCGGGTTTCAAGGTGGGACGCAGCGGGGTCGAGCGTGCGTTCGATTTGCCCCTGCGCGGGCGCGCCGGTGCCAGCCAACTCGAGGTGAATTCTGTCGGACGCGTGATCCGCGAGCTCAACCGGCATGATGGTGATCCCGGCCAGGATGTGGTCCTGACCATAGATATGGCGCTCCAGCAGGAGGCCATGAAGCAGCTGGGTGAAGAGGCCGGCTCGGTGGTCGTTATGGACGTGGAGACGGGCGGAATTATCGTCCAGGCGTCGACCCCGAGCTTCGATCCCAATGCATTCACCGAAGGGCTCAGCACGGCCCAGTGGCGCGCCGTGGCCGACAATGAACGCGCGCCCCTGCGCAACAAGGCGCTCGCTGGCGAGTACGCACCGGGCTCGACCTTCAAGATGATTGTCGCACTCGCTGCACTGGAGGCGGGCTTGATCACACCCCAGACAAATTATTTCTGCCCCGGCTTCCTGGAAGTTGGCGACGGTAAGTTCCATTGCTGGCGCCGACATGGCCATGGCCATGTGAATCTTGACCGGGGGCTCTCGGAATCCTGCGATGTCTATTTCTACGAAGTCGCACGACGGGTCGGCATCGACAATATTGCGCGCATGGCGAATAAATTCGGCCTGGGCACCGAGCTTGGTCTGGATACGCCGGGTGAGCGGGCGGGGCTGATCCCGACCAAGGCCTGGAAACGTGCCGTGATCGGGCAGCCCTGGGTTCTGGGTGAGACCCTCGTCGCCGGCATCGGCCAGGGCTTCATCACCACCACGCCCATGCAGCTAGTGACCATGACCGCACGCATGGTCAACGGCGGCAAGGTCGTCCAGCCACATCTGGCGCGCGATGTGGTCGCACGGGACAAGCTCGCCGCCCGTGTGGCGGTCGAGACGCAGACCATTGACGTCAAGCCGCAGCATTTGAAGTCGGTGACGGATGCCATGGCCCTGGTGACGGAATCCCCGGCGGGCACCGCGCACGCGGCGCGAATCATGACGCCCGGCATGTCGATGGGCGGCAAGACGGGAACCGCGCAGGTTCGGCGGATTACCCAACGCGAACGCGACGGCGGCGTCATCAAGAACAAGGATCTACCCTGGCGCTACCGGGATCATGCGCTGTTTGTCGGCTATGGACCCATTGACGCGCCACGATATGCCATCGCGGTTGTCGTCGAGCACGGTGGCGGTGGTTCCGCGGTTGCCGCACCGATCGCCCGCGATGTGATGACCGAAACCCTGAAGCGTGATCCCGCGCGCTTGGCGCCCGGCGCCAATGTCGCAGGCCTGCGCGCGCCCGGCAGTCAGGACGGCTGA
- a CDS encoding rod shape-determining protein: MFSRIMGALSADMAIDLGTANTLVYVKGRDIVLNEPSVVAIAESKGKKKVLAVGNEAKQMLGRTPGNIQAIRPLRDGVIADFEVAEEMIKEFIRKVHNRRGFHSPQIVVCVPSGSTAVERRAIQESAESAGARRVWLIEEPMAAAIGAGLPVTEPTGSMVVDIGGGTTEVAVLSLGGIVYSRSVRVGGDKMDEAIIGYIRRNHNLLVGESSAERIKKEIGSACPPEDGEGRTMEIKGRDLMNGVPKEIIITERQIAESLAEPISAIIDAVKVALEHTAPELAADIVDKGIVLTGGGALLGNLDYVLRHATGLPVSIADDPLTCVVRGTGRALEEFKKLKDVLVSMY; the protein is encoded by the coding sequence ATGTTTTCGCGAATCATGGGAGCGCTTTCCGCTGACATGGCAATTGACCTGGGGACGGCGAACACCCTGGTCTATGTCAAGGGTCGGGATATCGTCCTGAATGAGCCCTCGGTGGTTGCGATCGCCGAGTCAAAGGGCAAGAAAAAGGTCCTTGCCGTCGGCAACGAGGCAAAGCAGATGCTCGGGCGAACGCCCGGCAACATCCAGGCAATCCGACCGCTGCGCGATGGAGTGATCGCGGACTTCGAGGTTGCCGAGGAGATGATCAAGGAATTCATCCGCAAGGTGCACAACCGGCGCGGCTTCCACAGCCCGCAGATCGTTGTTTGCGTACCTTCGGGGTCAACCGCGGTTGAGCGCAGGGCGATTCAGGAATCTGCCGAAAGCGCGGGCGCGCGTCGTGTCTGGCTGATCGAGGAACCGATGGCCGCCGCCATTGGTGCTGGCTTACCTGTCACGGAACCGACCGGTTCGATGGTCGTCGACATCGGCGGCGGCACCACGGAAGTGGCGGTCCTGTCGTTGGGTGGCATCGTCTATTCACGCAGTGTGCGCGTCGGCGGTGACAAGATGGATGAAGCCATCATCGGCTATATCCGCCGCAATCATAATTTGCTGGTGGGTGAATCGAGTGCCGAGCGGATCAAGAAGGAAATCGGTTCGGCCTGTCCGCCGGAGGATGGCGAAGGCCGGACGATGGAGATCAAGGGGCGCGATCTGATGAACGGCGTGCCGAAGGAGATCATCATCACCGAGCGGCAGATTGCCGAAAGTCTGGCGGAGCCGATCAGCGCCATCATCGACGCGGTCAAGGTCGCGCTGGAGCATACGGCACCCGAACTGGCGGCGGATATCGTCGATAAGGGCATTGTTCTGACCGGCGGTGGTGCGCTGCTCGGCAATCTGGACTATGTGCTGCGGCACGCGACGGGACTTCCGGTTTCGATCGCGGATGATCCGCTGACATGTGTGGTGCGCGGCACGGGGCGTGCGCTTGAGGAATTCAAGAAGCTCAAGGATGTCCTGGTCAGCATGTACTGA
- a CDS encoding LLM class flavin-dependent oxidoreductase has translation MTTRDRLQMGAFLPPHHPNDEDPTLAMERDLALVEHLEQLGYHEAWIGEHHSGGFEIISSPELFIAAAAERTQRIMLGSGVVSLPYHNPLMVAERFLQLDHQTRGRAMLGVGPGQLQTDARMLGIDAATQRDRMAESLEIILRLFNGETVTHESDWITLRGAHTNLKPYTRPRPPVAIASAVTPSGAKLAGRHGLGMLCLAASVFAAYDVLDVNWGIACDAAAENGLSMDPADLRLVVPMHLAETREKAWSNIQFGFEPWEDYSFSVNPKTGLLGLGGIEEAVKTGLAVVGTPDDAVACLEKYWAKTGGFGCFLHLATNWADFEETKRSYELFARYVMPKFAGRNTQREASLQWMKDNREEFSQSYRDASQAAIDRHFDGSAPSPTKDG, from the coding sequence ATGACAACCAGAGACCGTCTGCAGATGGGCGCATTTTTGCCGCCGCATCACCCAAACGACGAAGACCCGACCCTGGCGATGGAGCGCGATTTGGCCCTCGTCGAACATCTGGAGCAGCTCGGCTACCACGAAGCGTGGATCGGTGAGCATCATTCGGGCGGGTTCGAGATCATTTCCTCGCCGGAACTCTTCATCGCAGCGGCCGCTGAACGGACACAGCGGATCATGCTCGGCAGCGGGGTGGTCTCGCTGCCCTATCACAACCCGCTGATGGTGGCAGAACGCTTCCTGCAGCTCGATCACCAGACCCGGGGACGCGCCATGCTGGGCGTCGGGCCGGGCCAGCTGCAGACGGATGCGCGGATGCTCGGGATCGATGCCGCGACGCAGCGCGACCGGATGGCGGAATCCCTGGAAATCATCCTGCGCCTGTTCAACGGCGAGACGGTCACCCATGAATCCGACTGGATTACCTTGCGGGGTGCGCACACCAACCTGAAGCCCTATACCCGCCCCCGGCCGCCTGTCGCCATTGCCAGTGCGGTGACTCCTTCAGGTGCCAAACTTGCCGGCCGGCACGGGCTCGGCATGCTGTGCCTGGCGGCCAGCGTATTTGCCGCTTACGACGTGCTGGATGTGAACTGGGGTATCGCCTGCGACGCGGCCGCGGAAAACGGTCTCTCCATGGATCCGGCTGATCTGCGCCTTGTGGTGCCCATGCATCTGGCGGAGACGCGCGAGAAGGCCTGGTCCAACATTCAGTTCGGTTTCGAACCCTGGGAGGATTACAGCTTCTCGGTGAACCCGAAAACCGGATTGCTCGGTCTCGGCGGCATCGAGGAAGCGGTGAAGACGGGTCTTGCCGTCGTCGGCACACCGGATGATGCGGTCGCCTGCCTGGAGAAATACTGGGCCAAGACCGGCGGCTTCGGTTGTTTCCTGCATCTGGCCACGAACTGGGCCGATTTCGAGGAAACGAAGCGTTCGTATGAACTGTTTGCGCGCTATGTGATGCCGAAATTCGCGGGTCGCAATACCCAGCGTGAAGCCTCGCTACAGTGGATGAAGGACAACCGCGAGGAATTCAGCCAGTCCTATCGGGACGCCTCGCAAGCGGCCATCGACCGGCACTTCGATGGAAGTGCGCCGTCTCCGACGAAGGACGGCTGA
- the rodA gene encoding rod shape-determining protein RodA, with product MARLSGTTATKLTFRQKLLHLNWEFVLLIILTASIGFAMLFSAANGDFDPWASRQLMRFAVGVLLMLAVAMTDIRIWLRAAFPIYGVCLGLLAAVELMGSIGMGAQRWLDLGFFQLQPSEVMKVAVVLALARYFHGLDSEDAGRLTNLAIPIILVAAPMALVLRQPDLGTAGVVAMVGAAMFWLGGARLWQFATVAAAAAAAVPIGWQFLHSYQKQRIFTFLNPETDPLGSGYHILQSKIALGSGGLFGKGFLAGTQSHLNFLPEKQTDFIFTMLAEEFGLVGGTGLIALYGLLIAYGIYIAFRVRSHFARLLAMGLTVNFFLYVFINIAMVMGILPVVGVPLPLISYGGTAMLTVLIGFGLIMSCWLHRDTYINKRGGAA from the coding sequence ATGGCACGGCTCAGCGGCACCACGGCGACCAAGCTCACCTTCCGTCAGAAGCTCCTGCATCTGAACTGGGAGTTCGTGCTGCTGATTATTCTGACCGCGTCGATCGGCTTCGCGATGCTGTTTTCCGCAGCGAATGGCGACTTCGACCCCTGGGCGTCGCGTCAACTCATGCGATTTGCGGTCGGGGTTCTGCTGATGCTTGCGGTCGCGATGACCGATATCCGTATCTGGTTGCGAGCGGCCTTTCCGATTTACGGGGTATGCCTCGGCCTGCTGGCGGCGGTCGAACTCATGGGGTCGATCGGCATGGGTGCGCAGCGCTGGCTCGATCTCGGTTTCTTCCAGCTTCAGCCGTCGGAAGTGATGAAGGTCGCGGTGGTCCTGGCGCTGGCACGCTACTTTCACGGGCTGGATTCCGAAGATGCCGGCCGGCTGACGAATCTCGCGATTCCGATCATCCTGGTTGCCGCGCCGATGGCCCTGGTTCTGCGCCAGCCCGACCTGGGTACGGCCGGTGTCGTGGCGATGGTCGGCGCCGCGATGTTCTGGTTGGGTGGTGCGCGGCTCTGGCAGTTCGCGACGGTCGCGGCGGCGGCGGCGGCGGCGGTGCCGATCGGCTGGCAGTTCCTGCACAGCTACCAGAAACAGCGGATCTTCACGTTCCTCAATCCCGAGACCGATCCGCTCGGGTCGGGCTATCACATCCTGCAGTCGAAGATCGCGCTCGGTTCGGGAGGCCTGTTCGGCAAGGGTTTTCTTGCGGGTACCCAGAGCCATCTGAATTTCCTGCCCGAGAAGCAGACAGATTTCATCTTCACGATGCTGGCCGAGGAGTTCGGGCTTGTCGGCGGGACCGGATTGATCGCTTTATACGGGCTGCTCATCGCTTACGGTATCTATATCGCGTTCCGCGTCCGCAGCCATTTTGCGCGCCTCCTGGCGATGGGCCTGACGGTGAATTTCTTCCTCTATGTGTTCATCAACATCGCCATGGTGATGGGCATTCTGCCCGTGGTCGGGGTACCCCTGCCGCTGATTTCCTACGGCGGCACGGCGATGCTGACGGTGCTCATCGGCTTCGGCCTGATCATGAGCTGCTGGCTGCACCGCGATACCTACATCAACAAGCGCGGCGGCGCCGCCTGA
- the mreD gene encoding rod shape-determining protein MreD, which translates to MNAAVFGPILEFTRRVVPGFTILLLILLAQLPMPLPFLPDIAPALPLMAIYYWVVFRPDLMPRILIFTLGLFQDALIGAPFGLTALIFLLVHGFVLNQRRFLVGKPFWIFWSGFAIVTPVAAFLTWLLASVLRGAVLPTDVVLMGMVLTVITFPAIAWVLLHSQRWLVGSAQPS; encoded by the coding sequence GTGAACGCGGCCGTGTTTGGTCCGATACTCGAATTTACCCGGCGGGTGGTGCCGGGCTTCACCATACTCCTGCTGATATTGCTGGCGCAGTTGCCGATGCCGCTGCCCTTCCTTCCCGATATCGCGCCGGCGTTACCGTTGATGGCGATTTACTACTGGGTCGTGTTTCGTCCCGATCTGATGCCCCGAATACTGATCTTTACCCTTGGCCTGTTCCAGGACGCGTTGATCGGTGCGCCGTTCGGTTTGACGGCTTTGATCTTTCTGCTCGTGCATGGGTTCGTGCTCAACCAGCGTCGTTTTTTGGTCGGTAAGCCATTCTGGATCTTCTGGTCTGGTTTCGCGATCGTCACGCCGGTGGCGGCATTCCTGACCTGGCTCCTGGCCTCGGTGCTTCGCGGCGCGGTCCTGCCAACGGATGTGGTGTTGATGGGAATGGTCCTGACCGTGATCACGTTTCCGGCCATCGCCTGGGTGCTGTTGCACAGCCAGCGCTGGTTGGTCGGCTCGGCGCAGCCGTCATGA
- a CDS encoding nuclear transport factor 2 family protein produces the protein MRRTLSRLFIATAFAASLVLAAPTPGATDEATDEARALLVAFIEGVIAGPDAVAPMLAPEYQIMRSNGVGYDRDGYINRGAGTVRARPNFALNDLVTTTGGDVMVVRYILQIDETIDGKPITRRAPRLTVFRKIGDAWKVSAHSNFARTE, from the coding sequence ATGCGCAGAACCCTATCCCGCCTCTTTATCGCGACGGCTTTTGCGGCAAGCCTTGTTTTGGCGGCACCCACCCCAGGTGCTACCGACGAGGCGACTGACGAGGCACGCGCGCTTCTTGTCGCGTTTATCGAAGGCGTTATCGCCGGCCCCGATGCCGTCGCCCCCATGCTCGCGCCGGAATACCAGATCATGCGATCGAATGGTGTGGGCTATGACCGGGATGGCTATATCAATCGGGGTGCCGGCACGGTGCGGGCGCGGCCGAATTTCGCTCTGAACGATCTTGTCACGACGACCGGTGGCGATGTCATGGTGGTGCGCTACATCCTGCAGATCGACGAGACCATCGACGGCAAACCGATTACCCGCCGCGCGCCGCGGCTGACGGTATTTCGCAAGATCGGCGACGCGTGGAAGGTTTCGGCCCATTCCAACTTCGCGCGCACGGAGTAG
- a CDS encoding SDR family oxidoreductase, with amino-acid sequence MDLNLKGKNAIVSGGNKGLGAASAMALAAEGANVFLTARNADDLKSTADEITKAHGVEVGLLAIDITDEGAGEKIVEAALGQFDNIDILVNAAGAARGGVFHDIEDQVWRDAFELKFLGAVKLTRALVPHMQARKYGRIVNMIGMFGREPAKQALPASAVNAAFMAVNKGLSQIYGGDGIFVNAVDPGPTRSQRILNLFADMAKANNTTPEELENGFRQQIPIGRLGELDEVARVVTFLASDASGNVNGTVLAVDGGMTKGLF; translated from the coding sequence GTGGATCTCAATCTCAAGGGCAAGAACGCGATCGTTTCGGGCGGCAACAAAGGTCTGGGCGCGGCGTCGGCCATGGCGCTGGCCGCCGAAGGCGCCAACGTCTTCCTGACCGCACGCAACGCGGACGACCTGAAAAGCACGGCCGACGAAATCACGAAGGCGCATGGGGTCGAGGTCGGGTTGCTGGCGATCGACATCACCGATGAAGGCGCGGGCGAAAAAATCGTCGAAGCCGCCCTCGGTCAGTTCGACAATATCGATATCCTCGTTAACGCCGCCGGTGCAGCACGCGGCGGGGTGTTCCACGACATCGAGGACCAGGTCTGGCGCGATGCGTTCGAGCTCAAGTTCCTGGGTGCGGTGAAGCTGACCCGCGCGCTCGTCCCCCACATGCAGGCCCGCAAATATGGCCGCATCGTCAACATGATCGGCATGTTTGGACGAGAGCCCGCAAAGCAGGCCCTGCCGGCCTCCGCCGTCAACGCAGCGTTCATGGCCGTCAACAAGGGGCTCTCGCAGATCTACGGCGGCGATGGCATCTTCGTGAACGCCGTCGATCCCGGCCCGACCCGCAGCCAGCGCATCCTGAACCTGTTTGCCGACATGGCCAAAGCCAACAACACGACACCGGAAGAACTCGAGAACGGGTTCCGCCAGCAGATCCCTATCGGGCGCCTGGGCGAACTGGACGAGGTCGCACGCGTGGTGACGTTCCTCGCATCTGACGCATCCGGCAACGTCAACGGCACGGTGCTGGCGGTCGACGGCGGCATGACCAAGGGATTGTTCTAG
- the mreC gene encoding rod shape-determining protein MreC — protein sequence MVKRNASMSVAGLAVPFRIWGQRFAFLGLLALAFALMLLSKAETGALERARTAIVDATAPVLDVMSRPVEAAQTAAQSVESFFVVRAENDRLRAENARLLRWMLMAQQLEVENATLRAQLDFVPGAAPRAITARVVADTGGAFFHSLLINAGARHFVQRGQAVVSHGGLVGRVAEVGDRSARVLLLTDLNSRIPAIVESTGDRVIVTGNNTPWPTLTYLASNSPVSAGDRVLTSGHGGVFPPGLVIGVVAEASEARVTIQPAVPLARVSEARVLDYGVNGILPPPEQVPARLAPPPASPATPPVVRDVPAGPSGAPAVSPKIGAETAR from the coding sequence GTGGTGAAACGAAACGCGAGCATGTCGGTTGCCGGTCTGGCTGTGCCATTCCGCATCTGGGGTCAGCGGTTTGCATTTCTCGGGTTGTTGGCGCTTGCCTTTGCACTGATGCTTCTCAGCAAGGCGGAAACCGGTGCGCTGGAGCGCGCGCGTACCGCGATTGTGGATGCTACGGCCCCGGTTCTCGATGTCATGTCGCGTCCGGTCGAGGCGGCCCAGACGGCGGCCCAGTCAGTCGAAAGTTTTTTCGTTGTGCGGGCAGAGAATGACCGTCTGCGCGCAGAAAATGCACGGCTTCTGCGCTGGATGCTGATGGCCCAACAACTCGAGGTCGAGAATGCGACCTTGCGCGCCCAGCTCGATTTCGTGCCCGGCGCCGCGCCGCGAGCGATTACGGCCCGGGTGGTTGCGGACACCGGCGGCGCGTTCTTCCACAGCCTTCTGATTAACGCCGGTGCGCGCCATTTCGTGCAGCGCGGACAGGCCGTCGTGTCCCATGGCGGCCTGGTGGGGCGGGTCGCGGAAGTGGGTGACCGCTCGGCCCGTGTGCTTCTGCTCACGGACCTGAATTCGCGCATACCCGCGATTGTCGAATCAACCGGCGACCGGGTCATCGTGACGGGCAATAATACGCCTTGGCCGACCCTGACCTATCTGGCATCGAATTCGCCGGTCTCGGCCGGAGATCGGGTGCTGACCTCGGGCCATGGCGGCGTTTTCCCGCCGGGGCTTGTGATCGGCGTCGTGGCCGAGGCGAGCGAGGCGCGGGTCACCATTCAGCCGGCGGTGCCGCTGGCGCGCGTGAGCGAGGCGCGGGTGCTCGACTATGGTGTGAACGGTATCCTGCCGCCGCCGGAACAGGTGCCGGCCCGGCTTGCCCCGCCGCCGGCTTCTCCGGCAACGCCTCCGGTCGTTCGTGATGTGCCGGCCGGACCTTCCGGCGCCCCTGCGGTTTCTCCGAAAATCGGCGCGGAGACGGCCCGGTGA
- a CDS encoding DUF3800 domain-containing protein, which translates to MRVRKGSPCGHWFPAGEIASSFLVLRVIFGGFLSRNGAQLALKRILVLVRVDLAGKVFELFRLRLLCRLAHMHLIYIDDSYERPYITFSAVAVPATQWLTTFRAIRDWRRRLKETDGIFVQKEFHATEFIGGRGRLGPKIITKYRRSQIFRNAFQLLNSLDGVRVFNVCRTSQHDWAFERLLTRIERTMRAWDSHALLVCDEGKELEYTRLARRMSVFNPIYRSDGSIDHVPLDRILEDPFFKESHRSYFVQMADFCAYGLLRREKPLASKNAYDVHKAFDLLDNVVVRAANPSDPMGVIR; encoded by the coding sequence ATGCGTGTCCGCAAGGGCAGCCCATGCGGGCACTGGTTTCCGGCTGGAGAGATCGCATCATCATTTCTCGTCCTTCGGGTTATCTTTGGGGGCTTTTTGTCGCGCAATGGTGCGCAGCTTGCCCTCAAACGCATCCTTGTCCTCGTCCGCGTCGATCTCGCGGGCAAGGTCTTTGAACTTTTCAGATTGAGACTTCTTTGTAGGCTTGCCCATATGCACCTCATCTACATCGACGATTCGTACGAACGCCCATACATCACATTTTCTGCCGTCGCTGTGCCAGCAACACAATGGCTAACGACATTTCGCGCAATCCGAGACTGGCGTCGCCGCCTCAAAGAAACTGATGGCATTTTTGTGCAGAAGGAATTTCACGCAACAGAGTTTATCGGCGGGCGCGGGCGCCTGGGGCCCAAGATCATCACCAAATACCGCCGCAGCCAGATATTTCGCAACGCGTTCCAACTTTTAAACTCCCTAGACGGCGTGCGCGTTTTCAACGTGTGCAGAACATCCCAACATGATTGGGCCTTCGAGCGGTTGCTTACCCGGATCGAACGCACAATGCGCGCATGGGACAGTCACGCCCTTCTTGTCTGCGACGAGGGCAAAGAACTCGAATACACGCGCCTTGCCCGCAGAATGAGCGTGTTCAACCCCATTTATCGGTCGGACGGCAGTATCGACCATGTCCCACTTGACCGCATTCTCGAAGACCCATTCTTCAAGGAGTCGCACCGATCCTATTTCGTCCAAATGGCAGACTTCTGCGCCTACGGTCTCCTGAGGCGCGAAAAACCACTAGCGTCAAAAAATGCTTACGACGTTCACAAAGCTTTCGACCTGCTGGACAACGTTGTGGTCCGGGCCGCCAACCCAAGTGATCCAATGGGCGTCATAAGATAG
- a CDS encoding IS1595 family transposase: protein MSILSKKHFHNEKAAFAYLESLLWPDGPQCPHCGVINNAGKLKGKTTRVGLWKCYEKECRKQFTVKVGTVFEHGRIPLYKMLQATYLMCSSKKGVSAHQLHRTLEVTYKTAWFLAHRIREAMREGKVPGGLGGDNKVVEADETFVGGKAKNAHNSKPIPPKEAVFSLVERDGRVSSHHVAAVNARTLRPILVTHVDRKSYLMTDEARQYVKMGEEFSGHGSVNHSIEEYVRGTFWHTNTIESYFATLKRGIGGTYQHVSQQHLKRYLGEFDFRYNYRAALEVDDTERTEKALSGIVGKRLTYGGSGAAAQAV, encoded by the coding sequence ATGTCGATTCTATCGAAAAAGCATTTTCACAACGAGAAAGCGGCTTTCGCTTATCTTGAGTCACTTCTCTGGCCGGATGGCCCCCAGTGTCCGCACTGTGGCGTCATCAACAATGCTGGCAAGCTGAAGGGCAAAACCACGCGCGTTGGATTGTGGAAGTGCTACGAGAAAGAATGCCGCAAGCAGTTCACGGTGAAGGTCGGCACGGTTTTCGAGCATGGCCGCATCCCGCTGTACAAGATGCTACAGGCGACCTACCTGATGTGCAGCAGCAAGAAGGGCGTGAGCGCCCATCAACTGCACCGCACGCTTGAGGTCACGTACAAGACGGCCTGGTTCCTGGCCCACCGCATTCGCGAGGCGATGCGCGAGGGGAAAGTTCCGGGCGGCCTCGGCGGTGATAACAAGGTTGTTGAGGCTGACGAGACGTTCGTTGGTGGCAAGGCGAAGAACGCGCACAACAGCAAGCCGATCCCGCCGAAGGAGGCGGTGTTCTCGCTTGTGGAGCGTGACGGTCGGGTTTCGTCCCATCACGTCGCTGCGGTGAACGCGCGGACGTTGCGCCCGATCTTGGTCACGCATGTTGATCGCAAGTCGTATCTGATGACGGACGAGGCGCGGCAGTACGTGAAGATGGGCGAGGAGTTCTCCGGCCACGGTTCGGTGAACCACTCGATTGAGGAATATGTGCGCGGCACGTTCTGGCACACGAACACGATTGAGAGTTATTTCGCGACGTTGAAGCGTGGCATTGGCGGCACCTACCAGCACGTCAGCCAGCAGCATTTGAAGCGGTATCTTGGCGAGTTCGATTTTCGCTACAACTACCGTGCGGCGCTTGAGGTTGATGACACGGAGCGCACTGAAAAGGCGTTGTCGGGCATCGTTGGCAAGCGCCTGACCTATGGGGGGTCTGGTGCGGCGGCGCAAGCGGTCTAG
- a CDS encoding nucleoside deaminase, which translates to MTQASPKFCARLLNVIEEDIVPLTRAGVATGNKLFGAAILRKSDLSLVIAATNAETENPLNHGEISTLNAFYEMPAGERPNTSDCVFISTHEPCSLCLSAITWAGFDNFYYFFSYEDTRDAFNIPHDLKILQEVFRIDDGNYARKNAFWTCQSLSALSDEIGGDSVGARAAQIAAIRAAYDEMSATYQATKSDNDIPLS; encoded by the coding sequence ATGACCCAGGCTTCACCGAAATTTTGCGCGCGTCTGCTCAACGTAATCGAGGAAGACATCGTGCCCCTCACCCGCGCCGGCGTGGCGACCGGGAATAAGCTTTTCGGCGCCGCCATCCTGCGCAAGTCGGACCTGTCGCTGGTCATCGCGGCCACCAACGCCGAGACCGAGAACCCGCTGAACCACGGCGAGATCTCGACCCTCAACGCGTTCTACGAGATGCCGGCCGGTGAGCGCCCCAACACCAGCGACTGCGTATTCATTTCCACGCATGAACCCTGCTCGCTGTGCCTGTCAGCCATCACCTGGGCCGGGTTCGACAATTTCTATTACTTCTTCAGCTACGAAGACACGCGCGACGCCTTCAACATACCCCACGATCTGAAGATCCTGCAGGAAGTGTTCAGGATCGACGACGGCAACTACGCCCGCAAAAACGCATTCTGGACGTGTCAGAGCCTGAGTGCCCTGTCAGACGAAATCGGCGGCGACAGCGTCGGCGCACGCGCGGCACAGATCGCGGCAATTCGCGCGGCCTATGACGAGATGTCCGCGACCTATCAGGCCACGAAGTCCGACAACGATATCCCGCTGAGCTGA